The following proteins come from a genomic window of Alnus glutinosa chromosome 10, dhAlnGlut1.1, whole genome shotgun sequence:
- the LOC133879612 gene encoding uncharacterized protein LOC133879612 isoform X3, which yields MAENVRFESCSASPEEYAFVGSYTNGQRGSYTGVSLDRSGSFPENGESRVFGSTMSSRGSATSTGDLPPLSECLMLDPITMGDQKYRSGELRRVLGISFGSTVEDNIFGAAHSKPLPPVAIEELKRFKATVRDASIKARGRIKKFDDYINKLNKYCEALNSKKQQRSDMLTNERSRGSNFLKTGTQIPKYLLAQKMEDKPKNVVLNKRVRSSVAETKAEGRKNSSVRQPLLMGKDRDIMLKDVGEGSDTIEEKICRLPVGGEMWDRKMKRKRSVGTVSTRPIDGEVEPKRVMHHKYKNEPALQSSDVQRFRSGSFNGSSGINKDGTSFPVGSNARVIPRNEFDRVTLSRDLTSPLSKERKIAKGNNNPNPLTKEKAPRAPRSSPVMAGSSSPNLLCSSRELEVCEQPPSINKFHSASGANNRKRPVPSGSPSAPMAQWVGQRPQKISRTRRTNLVSPVSGRDELQTSSEACLPSDLGARVTSVGTNGLLLARNGIKHFRVKHENVSSPARLSESEESGAGENLESRSKDKGSGSFEVDKRAVNSVQNVVPSVLFTEKINVLNKGETRDGKRKQGRSGRGSSVSRANISPIREKLETPASTKPPRCPKPASEKNGSKSGRPPLKKLSDRKAFTRLGHTSIGGSPDLAGESDDDHEELLAAANFACNASYHACSSSFWKKMEPIFASISLVDASYLKQQVVEPVTGKNCSSQAPDSGEKERVLEEQIVSNGMTKIGGLDDHGQDIGNFEIIDLERTKNVTPFYQRVLSALIVEDETEEFEENNGERDMCFQYNRDDSPNDTCLPVGVDHTNRVRTESNSESILDLQTQKQCAVNKFSCNGRTNFTRGTGIHSKLSNDDLFQGDHGFMHSNNGMYPSFSRYLVDRPLAEHTNASGISSIGCPYDQMSLEDKLFLELQSIGLNPETVPDLADGEDDVINQDIVKLRKEHHQQVVKRNAHMNKIIKAIEEGRKMEERDLEQVAMDRLVELAYKKQLATRGSSASKFGVTRVSKPVALAFTKRTLCKCRKFEDTGKSCFTEPSLRDVILAAPSHGNAAESMSCFDSEVAISLPCETQKSQMKSRISGPFPSISEQLDLRSDKTGSSSFDVFSNLTYQSDQDFAKTGPIYNRGKKKEVLLDDVGGSASSRAVSALGNTQVGGAKGKRSERERDKDTSGRNSVSKASRTLLGNIKGERKAKTKPKQKTVQLLTSGNGFVNKFTETIHAEYHSPRGSSEVVANGSNAKGGIALMSHGDIPQDPSKEIKEPLDITNLQLHELESIELGVVNDFGGPQDLSTWLNIDDDNLQDQDLAGLDIPMDDLSELSMKL from the exons ATGGCTGAAAATGTGAGGTTTGAGTCGTGTTCAGCTAGTCCTGAGGAATATGCATTTGTGGGGAGCTATACAAATGGGCAGAGGGGGAGTTATACAGGTGTCAGTTTGGATAGGTCTGGAAGTTTCCCTGAGAATGGAGAGAGTCGTGTTTTTGGTTCCACTATGAGTTCCCGGGGGAGTGCTACGTCAACAGGGGATTTGCCCCCGCTATCCGAGTGTTTGATGTTGGATCCTATTACAATGGGGGATCAAAAATATCGATCAGGTGAGTTAAGGAGGGTATTGGGGATTTCATTTGGGAGCACTGTGGAAGATAATATTTTTGGGGCTGCTCATTCAAAGCCTCTGCCTCCAGTAGCTATAGAGGAACTAAAACGGTTTAAAGCAACTGTACGAGATGCCTCTATCAAGGCCAG GGGTAGGATAAAGAAGTTTGATGATTACATAAACAAATTGAACAAGTATTGCGAAGCTTTAAACTCAAAGAAACAACAAAGGAGTGATATGCTAACAAATGAAAGATCAAGGGGGTCAAACTTCTTGAAGACGGGAACCCAAATTCCAAAATACCTCCTGGCTCAAAAAATGGAGGACAAGCCTAAAAATGTGGTTCTAAATAAGCGAGTTCGCTCATCGGTCGCGGAGACAAAG GCTGAAGGTCGAAAAAATTCCTCTGTGAGGCAGCCTCTGCTTATGGGAAAAGATAGAGATATTATGCTTAAAGATGTCGGTGAAGGTTCTGATACTATTGAAGAAAAGATTTGCCGATTGCCTGTTGGAGGGGAGATGTGggacagaaaaatgaaaagaaaacgtTCTGTGGGCACCGTCTCTACGAGACCCATAGATGGTGAAGTAGAGCCAAAACGAGTGATGCATCATAAGTATAAAAATGAGCCTGCTCTCCAATCTTCTGATGTCCAACGTTTTAG ATCAGGATCCTTTAATGGTAGTAGTGGGATTAACAAAGATGGTACTTCCTTTCCTGTTGGTTCAAATGCTCGTGTGATTCCCAGGAATGAATTTGACAGAGTTACTCTTTCAAGGGATTTAACCTCTCCATTGAGTAAAGAGCGAAAAATAGCAAAAGGAAACAATAA TCCTAATCCATTAACAAAGGAAAAGGCTCCACGAGCACCACGGTCTAGCCCTGTAATGGCAGGAAGCTCATCTCCTAATCTTCTTTGCTCTTCTAGGGAACTTGaagtttgtgaacaacctccAAGCATAAACAAATTTCATTCTGCAAGTGGGGCTAACAATCGCAAGCGTCCTGTGCCCTCAGGATCACCTTCTGCCCCCATGGCTCAATGGGTTGGTCAGAGACCACAAAAAATTTCTCGCACCCGAAGAACAAATCTGGTGTCTCCTGTGTCAGGCCGTGACGAGCTGCAGACATCATCAGAAGCGTGTTTGCCTTCTGATTTAGGTGCTAGAGTAACTTCTGTTGGGACCAATGGGTTGCTTCTTGCCAGGAATGGCATCAAACATTTTAGAGTGAAACATGAGAATGTCTCATCTCCAGCCAGATTATCTGAAAGTGAAGAATCTGGTGCTGGTGAAAATCTTGAAAGTAGATCAAAGGATAAAGGGTCTGGAAGTTTTGAAGTAGACAAAAGAGCTGTAAATTCTGTTCAGAATGTTGTTCCTTCTGTATTGTTTACAGAGAAGATTAATGTACTCAATAAGGGAGAAACCAGAGATGGTAAGCGGAAACAAGGAAGGAGTGGCAGGGGCTCATCGGTTTCTAGGGCTAACATTTCACCAATTAGGGAGAAACTGGAGACTCCAGCTTCAACAAAGCCGCCTAGATGCCCAAAGCCTGCTTCTGAAAAGAATGGaag TAAGTCAGGCCGTCCTCCTCTAAAGAAACTGTCTGATCGCAAGGCCTTTACTCGTCTTGGGCATACTTCAATTGGCGGCTCCCCAGATTTAGCTg GTGAATCAGATGATGATCATGAAGAACTCTTAGCAGCTGCCAATTTTGCTTGTAATGCCAGCT ATCATGCCTGTTCAAGTTCATTCTGGAAGAAAATGGAACCAATTTTTGCTTCTATCAGCTTGGTGGATGCGTCCTACTTGAAGCAGCAAGTG GTTGAGCCTGTGACTGGAAAGAATTGTTCCTCTCAAGCTCCTGATTCTGGAGAAAAAGAGAGGGTCCTGGAAGAACAAATTGTGTCAAATGGGATGACTAAGATTGGCGGTTTAGATGATCATGGCCAGgatattggtaattttgaaataattgattTAGAGAGGACGAAAAACGTAACACCATTCTACCAAAGAGTGTTGTCAGCTCTGATTGTGGAAGATGAAACTGAAGAATTTGAAGAAAACAATGGAGAAAGAGATATGTGTTTCCAATATAACAGAGATGATTCTCCTAATGATACTTGTCTACCTGTTGGTGTTGATCATACCAACAGGGTCAGGACTGAATCTAATTCCGAGTCCATTTTGGATCTTCAAACTCAGAAGCAATGTGCTGTCAACAAATTTTCTTGTAATGGGAGAACTAACTTCACCAGGGGCACAGGCATCCACAGTAAATTATCAAATGATGATCTATTCCAAGGAGATCATGGATTTATGCATTCCAATAATGGGATGTATCCATCGTTTTCCAGATATCTTGTTGACAGGCCGCTAGCTGAACATACAAATGCTTCTGGCATTTCCTCCATTGGCTGCCCATATGATCAAATGTCTCTGGAGGACAAACTGTTTCTGGAGCTGCAGAGTATTGGCCTAAATCCAGAAACAGTG CCTGATCTGGCAGATGGAGAGGATGACGTAATTAATCAAGATATTGTCAAATTACGGAAGGAACATCACCAACAG GTTGTTAAAAGGAATGCGCACatgaacaaaattattaaagcaATTGAGGAGGGCAGGAAAATGGAAGAACG GGACCTTGAGCAGGTTGCAATGGACAGACTTGTTGAGTTGGCTTACAAAAAGCAGCTG GCCACTCGAGGAAGTAGTGCTTCAAAATTTGGGGTCACTAGGGTTTCAAAACCAGTTGCCTTGGCTTTTACGAAGAGGACCCTTTGTAAATGTCGGAAATTTGAAGACACAGGAAAGAGTTGCTTTACTGAGCCTTCACTTCGAGATGTCATTCTTGCTGCACCTTCTCATGGCAATGCTGCAGAATCTATGAGTTGCTTTGACTCTGAAGTTGCTATAAGTTTGCCTTGTGaaactcaaaaatctcaaatgAAGTCAAGGATATCAG GGCCCTTCCCCAGTATATCTGAGCAGCTTGATCTTCGTAGTGATAAAACTGGCAGCAGTTCATTTGATGTTTTTAGTAATCTCACTTACCAATCTGACCAGGATTTTGCCAAAACTGGACCCATATATAACagagggaagaagaaggaagtgCTGCTTGATGATGTTGGTGGCAGTGCTTCCTCGAGAGCTGTATCAGCTCTGGGTAATACTCAAGTGGGTGGAgcaaaaggaaagagaagtgagagagaaagggataAAGATACATCTGGCAGAAATTCTGTCTCGAAAGCCAGCCGTACATTACTCGGTAACATTAAGGGAGAGCGTAAAGCTAAAACAAAGCCGAAGCAGAAGACAGTACAGCTACTAACTTCAGGAAATGGATTTGTTAACAAGTTTACAGAAACAATTCATGCTGAATACCATTCACCCAGAGGTTCTAGTGAAGTGGTTGCCAATGGCAGCAATGCGAAAGGAGGCATAGCATTGATGTCCCACGGTGACATTCCTCAGGATCCATCTAAAGAGATAAAGGAGCCACTAGATATTACAAACTTGCAGTTGCATGAATTAGAATCTATAGAACTAGGTGTAGTGAATGACTTCGGTGGGCCTCAAGATTTAAGTACTTGGTTGAACATTGATGATGACAATTTGCAAGACCAAGATTTAGCGGGCCTTGACATACCTATGGATGACCTCTCAGAGTTGAGTATGAAGCTTTGA
- the LOC133879612 gene encoding uncharacterized protein LOC133879612 isoform X1 — translation MAENVRFESCSASPEEYAFVGSYTNGQRGSYTGVSLDRSGSFPENGESRVFGSTMSSRGSATSTGDLPPLSECLMLDPITMGDQKYRSGELRRVLGISFGSTVEDNIFGAAHSKPLPPVAIEELKRFKATVRDASIKARGRIKKFDDYINKLNKYCEALNSKKQQRSDMLTNERSRGSNFLKTGTQIPKYLLAQKMEDKPKNVVLNKRVRSSVAETKAEGRKNSSVRQPLLMGKDRDIMLKDVGEGSDTIEEKICRLPVGGEMWDRKMKRKRSVGTVSTRPIDGEVEPKRVMHHKYKNEPALQSSDVQRFRSGSFNGSSGINKDGTSFPVGSNARVIPRNEFDRVTLSRDLTSPLSKERKIAKGNNKLTTCEGDSIVSPNPLTKEKAPRAPRSSPVMAGSSSPNLLCSSRELEVCEQPPSINKFHSASGANNRKRPVPSGSPSAPMAQWVGQRPQKISRTRRTNLVSPVSGRDELQTSSEACLPSDLGARVTSVGTNGLLLARNGIKHFRVKHENVSSPARLSESEESGAGENLESRSKDKGSGSFEVDKRAVNSVQNVVPSVLFTEKINVLNKGETRDGKRKQGRSGRGSSVSRANISPIREKLETPASTKPPRCPKPASEKNGSKSGRPPLKKLSDRKAFTRLGHTSIGGSPDLAGESDDDHEELLAAANFACNASYHACSSSFWKKMEPIFASISLVDASYLKQQVVEPVTGKNCSSQAPDSGEKERVLEEQIVSNGMTKIGGLDDHGQDIGNFEIIDLERTKNVTPFYQRVLSALIVEDETEEFEENNGERDMCFQYNRDDSPNDTCLPVGVDHTNRVRTESNSESILDLQTQKQCAVNKFSCNGRTNFTRGTGIHSKLSNDDLFQGDHGFMHSNNGMYPSFSRYLVDRPLAEHTNASGISSIGCPYDQMSLEDKLFLELQSIGLNPETVPDLADGEDDVINQDIVKLRKEHHQQVVKRNAHMNKIIKAIEEGRKMEERDLEQVAMDRLVELAYKKQLATRGSSASKFGVTRVSKPVALAFTKRTLCKCRKFEDTGKSCFTEPSLRDVILAAPSHGNAAESMSCFDSEVAISLPCETQKSQMKSRISGPFPSISEQLDLRSDKTGSSSFDVFSNLTYQSDQDFAKTGPIYNRGKKKEVLLDDVGGSASSRAVSALGNTQVGGAKGKRSERERDKDTSGRNSVSKASRTLLGNIKGERKAKTKPKQKTVQLLTSGNGFVNKFTETIHAEYHSPRGSSEVVANGSNAKGGIALMSHGDIPQDPSKEIKEPLDITNLQLHELESIELGVVNDFGGPQDLSTWLNIDDDNLQDQDLAGLDIPMDDLSELSMKL, via the exons ATGGCTGAAAATGTGAGGTTTGAGTCGTGTTCAGCTAGTCCTGAGGAATATGCATTTGTGGGGAGCTATACAAATGGGCAGAGGGGGAGTTATACAGGTGTCAGTTTGGATAGGTCTGGAAGTTTCCCTGAGAATGGAGAGAGTCGTGTTTTTGGTTCCACTATGAGTTCCCGGGGGAGTGCTACGTCAACAGGGGATTTGCCCCCGCTATCCGAGTGTTTGATGTTGGATCCTATTACAATGGGGGATCAAAAATATCGATCAGGTGAGTTAAGGAGGGTATTGGGGATTTCATTTGGGAGCACTGTGGAAGATAATATTTTTGGGGCTGCTCATTCAAAGCCTCTGCCTCCAGTAGCTATAGAGGAACTAAAACGGTTTAAAGCAACTGTACGAGATGCCTCTATCAAGGCCAG GGGTAGGATAAAGAAGTTTGATGATTACATAAACAAATTGAACAAGTATTGCGAAGCTTTAAACTCAAAGAAACAACAAAGGAGTGATATGCTAACAAATGAAAGATCAAGGGGGTCAAACTTCTTGAAGACGGGAACCCAAATTCCAAAATACCTCCTGGCTCAAAAAATGGAGGACAAGCCTAAAAATGTGGTTCTAAATAAGCGAGTTCGCTCATCGGTCGCGGAGACAAAG GCTGAAGGTCGAAAAAATTCCTCTGTGAGGCAGCCTCTGCTTATGGGAAAAGATAGAGATATTATGCTTAAAGATGTCGGTGAAGGTTCTGATACTATTGAAGAAAAGATTTGCCGATTGCCTGTTGGAGGGGAGATGTGggacagaaaaatgaaaagaaaacgtTCTGTGGGCACCGTCTCTACGAGACCCATAGATGGTGAAGTAGAGCCAAAACGAGTGATGCATCATAAGTATAAAAATGAGCCTGCTCTCCAATCTTCTGATGTCCAACGTTTTAG ATCAGGATCCTTTAATGGTAGTAGTGGGATTAACAAAGATGGTACTTCCTTTCCTGTTGGTTCAAATGCTCGTGTGATTCCCAGGAATGAATTTGACAGAGTTACTCTTTCAAGGGATTTAACCTCTCCATTGAGTAAAGAGCGAAAAATAGCAAAAGGAAACAATAA GTTAACTACTTGTGAGGGTGATTCTATTGTCAGTCCTAATCCATTAACAAAGGAAAAGGCTCCACGAGCACCACGGTCTAGCCCTGTAATGGCAGGAAGCTCATCTCCTAATCTTCTTTGCTCTTCTAGGGAACTTGaagtttgtgaacaacctccAAGCATAAACAAATTTCATTCTGCAAGTGGGGCTAACAATCGCAAGCGTCCTGTGCCCTCAGGATCACCTTCTGCCCCCATGGCTCAATGGGTTGGTCAGAGACCACAAAAAATTTCTCGCACCCGAAGAACAAATCTGGTGTCTCCTGTGTCAGGCCGTGACGAGCTGCAGACATCATCAGAAGCGTGTTTGCCTTCTGATTTAGGTGCTAGAGTAACTTCTGTTGGGACCAATGGGTTGCTTCTTGCCAGGAATGGCATCAAACATTTTAGAGTGAAACATGAGAATGTCTCATCTCCAGCCAGATTATCTGAAAGTGAAGAATCTGGTGCTGGTGAAAATCTTGAAAGTAGATCAAAGGATAAAGGGTCTGGAAGTTTTGAAGTAGACAAAAGAGCTGTAAATTCTGTTCAGAATGTTGTTCCTTCTGTATTGTTTACAGAGAAGATTAATGTACTCAATAAGGGAGAAACCAGAGATGGTAAGCGGAAACAAGGAAGGAGTGGCAGGGGCTCATCGGTTTCTAGGGCTAACATTTCACCAATTAGGGAGAAACTGGAGACTCCAGCTTCAACAAAGCCGCCTAGATGCCCAAAGCCTGCTTCTGAAAAGAATGGaag TAAGTCAGGCCGTCCTCCTCTAAAGAAACTGTCTGATCGCAAGGCCTTTACTCGTCTTGGGCATACTTCAATTGGCGGCTCCCCAGATTTAGCTg GTGAATCAGATGATGATCATGAAGAACTCTTAGCAGCTGCCAATTTTGCTTGTAATGCCAGCT ATCATGCCTGTTCAAGTTCATTCTGGAAGAAAATGGAACCAATTTTTGCTTCTATCAGCTTGGTGGATGCGTCCTACTTGAAGCAGCAAGTG GTTGAGCCTGTGACTGGAAAGAATTGTTCCTCTCAAGCTCCTGATTCTGGAGAAAAAGAGAGGGTCCTGGAAGAACAAATTGTGTCAAATGGGATGACTAAGATTGGCGGTTTAGATGATCATGGCCAGgatattggtaattttgaaataattgattTAGAGAGGACGAAAAACGTAACACCATTCTACCAAAGAGTGTTGTCAGCTCTGATTGTGGAAGATGAAACTGAAGAATTTGAAGAAAACAATGGAGAAAGAGATATGTGTTTCCAATATAACAGAGATGATTCTCCTAATGATACTTGTCTACCTGTTGGTGTTGATCATACCAACAGGGTCAGGACTGAATCTAATTCCGAGTCCATTTTGGATCTTCAAACTCAGAAGCAATGTGCTGTCAACAAATTTTCTTGTAATGGGAGAACTAACTTCACCAGGGGCACAGGCATCCACAGTAAATTATCAAATGATGATCTATTCCAAGGAGATCATGGATTTATGCATTCCAATAATGGGATGTATCCATCGTTTTCCAGATATCTTGTTGACAGGCCGCTAGCTGAACATACAAATGCTTCTGGCATTTCCTCCATTGGCTGCCCATATGATCAAATGTCTCTGGAGGACAAACTGTTTCTGGAGCTGCAGAGTATTGGCCTAAATCCAGAAACAGTG CCTGATCTGGCAGATGGAGAGGATGACGTAATTAATCAAGATATTGTCAAATTACGGAAGGAACATCACCAACAG GTTGTTAAAAGGAATGCGCACatgaacaaaattattaaagcaATTGAGGAGGGCAGGAAAATGGAAGAACG GGACCTTGAGCAGGTTGCAATGGACAGACTTGTTGAGTTGGCTTACAAAAAGCAGCTG GCCACTCGAGGAAGTAGTGCTTCAAAATTTGGGGTCACTAGGGTTTCAAAACCAGTTGCCTTGGCTTTTACGAAGAGGACCCTTTGTAAATGTCGGAAATTTGAAGACACAGGAAAGAGTTGCTTTACTGAGCCTTCACTTCGAGATGTCATTCTTGCTGCACCTTCTCATGGCAATGCTGCAGAATCTATGAGTTGCTTTGACTCTGAAGTTGCTATAAGTTTGCCTTGTGaaactcaaaaatctcaaatgAAGTCAAGGATATCAG GGCCCTTCCCCAGTATATCTGAGCAGCTTGATCTTCGTAGTGATAAAACTGGCAGCAGTTCATTTGATGTTTTTAGTAATCTCACTTACCAATCTGACCAGGATTTTGCCAAAACTGGACCCATATATAACagagggaagaagaaggaagtgCTGCTTGATGATGTTGGTGGCAGTGCTTCCTCGAGAGCTGTATCAGCTCTGGGTAATACTCAAGTGGGTGGAgcaaaaggaaagagaagtgagagagaaagggataAAGATACATCTGGCAGAAATTCTGTCTCGAAAGCCAGCCGTACATTACTCGGTAACATTAAGGGAGAGCGTAAAGCTAAAACAAAGCCGAAGCAGAAGACAGTACAGCTACTAACTTCAGGAAATGGATTTGTTAACAAGTTTACAGAAACAATTCATGCTGAATACCATTCACCCAGAGGTTCTAGTGAAGTGGTTGCCAATGGCAGCAATGCGAAAGGAGGCATAGCATTGATGTCCCACGGTGACATTCCTCAGGATCCATCTAAAGAGATAAAGGAGCCACTAGATATTACAAACTTGCAGTTGCATGAATTAGAATCTATAGAACTAGGTGTAGTGAATGACTTCGGTGGGCCTCAAGATTTAAGTACTTGGTTGAACATTGATGATGACAATTTGCAAGACCAAGATTTAGCGGGCCTTGACATACCTATGGATGACCTCTCAGAGTTGAGTATGAAGCTTTGA